Below is a window of Cryobacterium sp. PAMC25264 DNA.
GGATCACCGCGCCGAGCGCCATCCCGATTGCGAGCCACAACGATGTTACCGCCGGCACCACCGAGCGGGTGAGGATGAAGACCACGATGCCCAGGCCCACGCCGAGCAGGAGCGAGCCGCTCAGGCTGGATGCCTTGGCGAGCAAGGCCACCCGCATGGCCCGGAACGGGTCGACCCGCCGGGTAGAGCGGCCCCGGGTGGCCTGCCGGATCGGCCAGGCGAGGGCGACGAGGATCACGGCGATCAGTACGAGCGCGAGCGGCAGGGTGAGTGGCGGAACGAAGATGGGCGCGCTGAAGGCCGTTGCCGCCAATTCGGCCAGGAACCCGACGACCAGGCCGACCAGGCCGAGGGCGATCAGCGGGGTGGGCGAGGTGCGCTTCATGTCCGGGGCTCCTGCAGACCGGGGGCGACCTCGGTGTGGGCGACCTCGGTGTGGGCGGGGTCGGTGCTGGCGGAGACCGGATGCGCCCTGGCCGTGCGGTCGGCGACGGCCAAGAGTTCGGTCACCCGGCCGCGACCGGGGATCTCGGCATCCGCGTCGATGTCGGCCCAGGGCGCGAGCACGAAGTCGCGCTCGGCGGCACGCGGGTGCGGCAGGGTGAGCCTATCGTCGTCGATCTGCAGGTCGCCCACGCAGATGAGGTCGATGTCCAGGGTGCGGTCCCCCCAGCGTTCCTCGCGCACCCGGCCGTGCGCGTTCTCGATGCCGTTGACGGCGTCGAGCAGGGCATACGGGTCTTCCGACCAGAGCAGGCTCACCACGAGGTTGAGGTAGCCGGGGGCGTCGAGGTCCACACCGTCGGTCTTCACGGCGTCGGAGGCGTAGACGGGCGAGATGGCGATGAGTTCCGCTTGGGACAGGTCGGCGATCTCCCGCACGGCGGCGGCCAGGGTGGCCTCACGGTCGCCGAGGTTGCTGCCGAGGGCCAGCACCGCGGTCCGTGGAGTGTCGTTGGTCTCCGTCATGCTCGGCTCCCTTCCGAGTGGACCAGAGTCGGCTGCGCGCGGTCGCTCTGCGCGCGTTCAATCTGAACCGAGACATCCGCGAACGGGATCTCGATGGGCGCCTGCGGTTTGTGCACCGTCACGCGCACACGTTCGGCGGCGTCGTGCGCGAGCACCACGTCGGCGATCCGCTCGGCCAGGGTCTCGATGAGGTCCACGGGGTCGCGGCGCACGGCATCCGCCACCTCGACGGCCAGTTCGCCGTAGTGGATGGTGCGGGAGAGGTCGTCGCCGGAGGCCGCCGCCCGGAAATCCAGCCACACGGTGACGTCGATGACGAACTCCTGGCCGTTCTCGCGTTCGAAGTCGAAGACACCGTGGTGCGCGGTGATCCGCAGCCCGGTGAGGGTGATCGAGTCGGTGCTCATGACCCTATTCTGGCCGAATCGACCCGGGCCAGCACGTTGAGGGCGGTTCGGGTGCCGGCCACGTCGTGCACGCGGACCGCCCACATACCGGCCTGGGCGGCGAGCACGCTGAGCACGGCGGTCGGCAGGTCCCGGTTCACGATGGGCGCGTCGTCCGGTAGCAGGGCGGCCAGGAACCGTTTGCGCGAGGCACCGACCATGACGGGGAATCCGAGCGCCGAGAACGCGTCCAGCCGGCCGAGCAGGCGCCAGTTCTGGTCGGCGTCCTTGCTGAAGCCCAGCCCGGGGTCGAGGACGATCTGGCTGCGCCTGACGCCGGCGGCCTCCAGAGCAGCGACCCTGTCGGTCAGTTCCGCGACCACCGTGGCGACCACGTCGTCGTAGACGGCGAGGGTGTCCATGGTGCGAGCATGGCCGCGCCAGTGCATGGCGATGTACGTGAGCCCGGTGCGCGCCACCACGGCCGCCATTCCGGGGTCGCCCAGGCCGCCGGACACATCGTTGATGATGTCGGCGCCGGCGTCGGCGGCCCGCTCGGCGGTCTGGGCGTTGAGGGTGTCGACACTCGTGACGATGCCGCGGCGGTGCAGTTCGGCGATCACCGGGAGCACCCGGCCTTGCTCCACCTCGGGAGTCACCCGGGCGGCACCGGGCCGGGTGGACTCGCCGCCGACATCGATCAGGTCGGCGCCGTCGGCGTGCAGGTCGAGGGCATGGTGAACGGCCGCCTCCGTGCTGGCCCAGCGTCCGCCGTCGCTGAAGGAGTCCGGTGTGACGTTGAGCACACCCATGACGAGGGTCACCGCGGTACCCCGGTCACAGCGAACCGCCGATGAGGGCGATGATCTCGGAGCGCGCCACCGGCTGGGCCAGCTCGCCGCGGCTGGCCATGGTGACGGTGGAGCTGCGCGACTGGCGCGGACCGCGCGTGGTGACACATCCGTGGCTGGCGTCGAGAACCACGAGGATGCCTCGCGGCGCGAGACCGGCCTCGAGGGTGTCGGCGATCTCCTCGGTCAGCCGTTCCTGCAGCTGGGGCCGCGCCGCGAGAGTCTCCACGACGGCGGCGAGCTTGCCCAGACCCACGATGTGGTTGCCGGGCAGGTAGGCGAGGTGCGCGATACCGAGGAAGGGAAGCAGGTGGTGTTCGCAGACGGACCGGAACTCGATGTCGCGCAGCAGCACGAGTTCGCCGGTGCGCTCCCCCACGGGCACGCTGTCCCGCAGGTGCTCGAGCGGGTCGGTGCCCAGACCGGAGAAGAACTCGGCGTACGCGGATGCGACCCGCTCCGGCGTGGTCTCCAGGCCGGGCCGTCCGGGATCCTCGCCGATGGCGGCGAGGATCTCGGCGACGGCCGCCTGGATGCGTGGCTGGTCGACTCCCACGGGCGCCGCGCTACGCGGTCGCGGGGCGGGGTTTGCGGGCCGGCGCGCGCTTGGGCTTGTCGGTCTCGGCGCCGCCGCTGGAGATGCCGCCGTCAACGGCCGCGCCGTCGATGGGAGCCTTCGGCGCGGGCATCGCGATGGGCGGCAGGTCGGAGACCGGGCGCTTGTCGCTGGAGAGCCACTGCGGACGCGGCGATAGCTTCTGCACCCCGGCGAAGATGTCCACCAGAGCGGTCTGGTCGAGCGTCTCGTGCTCGAGCAGCTTCGCGGCAAGGTCGTCGAGGATCGCACGGTTGGCGTTGATCACCGTGTACGCCTCGTCGTGGGCGTTCTCCAACAACTGGCGCACCTCGGTGTCCACCCGCTCGGCGAGCCGCTCGGAGTAGTCCCGCTGGTGGCCCATGTCGCGGCCGAACATCATCTCACCGGATGCCGAACCCAGCTTCAGCGGACCGACGTCCGAGCTCATGCCGAATTCAGTGACCATCTTGCGGGCCGTGGCTGTGGCCTTCTCGATGTCGTTCGATGCACCGGTGGTGGGGTCGTGGAAGATGATCTCCTCCGCGACTCGACCGCCCATGGCGTAGGCGAGCTGGTCGAGCAGTTCATTGCGCGACACCGAGTAGCGGTCCTCGAGGGGCATCACCATCGTGTAACCGAGAGCACGTCCGCGCGGCAGGATGGTGATCTTGGTCACCGGGTCGGTGTTGCGCATAGCCGTCGCCACGAGGGCGTGTCCACCTTCGTGGTACGCGGTGATGAGCTTCTCCTGGTCGCGCATCACGCGGGTGCGACGCTGCGGGCCGGCCATGACCCGGTCGACGGCTTCGTCGAGGGCCCGGTTGTCGATCAGCTGTGCATTGGAGCGCGCGGTGAGCAGCGCGGCCTCGTTGAGCACGTTGGCCAGGTCGGCGCCGGTGAAGCCCGGCGTCTTGCGGGCGAGCACCTCGAGGTCGACTCCCGCGGCCATGGGCTTGCCCTTGGCGTGCACCTCGAGGATGCGCTTGCGGCCGTGCATGTCCGGCGCATCCACGCCGATCTGCCGGTCGAAGCGGCCGGGCCGCAGAAGCGCCGGGTCGAGGATGTCGGGGCGGTTGGTCGCCGCGATGAGGATCACGTTGGTCTTGACGTCGAAGCCGTCCATCTCCACCAGCAGCTGGTTGAGGGTCTGCTCGCGTTCGTCGTGCCCGCCGCCCATGCCGGCACCGCGGTGGCGTCCGACGGCGTCGATCTCGTCGACGAAGATGATCGCCGGGGAGTTCTCCTTGGCCTGCTGGAACAGGTCACGCACGCGGCTGGCACCGACACCCACGAACATCTCGACGAAGTCGGATCCGGAGATGGAATAGAACGGCACCCCGGCCTCGCCGGCGACAGCGCGGGCAAGCAGGGTCTTACCGGTTCCGGGAGGGCCGTAGAGCAGCACACCCTTGGGGATGCGCGCGCCGACGGCCTGGAACTTGGCCGGTTCCTTGAGGAAGTCCTTGATCTCCTGCAGTTCCTCGATGGCCTCGTCGGCTCCGGCGACGTCGGCGAAGCTCACCTGCGGAGTCTCCTTGGAGACCAGCTTGGCCTTGGACTTGCCGAACTGCATGACCTTGTTGCCGCCGCCCTGCATACCGGAGAGCATCAGCCAGAAGAACGCACCGATCAGGAGCACCGGCAGCAGGATGCCCAGCAGCGAGAGGAACCAGCTGGACTGGGGCACCTCGTCGGTGAAGCCATCCTTGGGGTCGGCGGCCGTGACGGCGTTCACGACCTCTTCGCCGCGCGGGGCGACGTAGTAGAACTGCACCTGCTCGCCGTAGGTGGCATCGGCCTTGGTGAGGGTGAGGTCAACGCGCTGGTCGCCGTCGACGATCTTGGCCTCGGAGACCTTGCCATCCTTCAGGAAGTCCAGCCCCTGTTGGGTGGAGATCTCGCGGAAGCCCGACATGGTGAGGAGGCTCGACCCCACCCAGACGGCGATTACCGCAAGGATGATGTAGAGGAGCGGCCCGCGCAGAAGTTTCTTGACGTTCATGGTGGTGACAGGCTACCGCTCCCGCACTGGGGGAACACCGAGTGTTCGCCCAAAGGGGAACTGGAATACGCCGGGAAGTGGCGCTACTCGCCCGTGGAGTACACGTGCGGTGCGAGCACCCCGACCGAACGCAGGTTGCGGTACTTCTCCGCGTAGTCCAGGCCGTAGCCCACGACGAACTGGTTGGGGATGTCGAAGCCCAGGTATTTCACGTCGATCTCGACACGGGCAGCGTCGGGCTTCCGCAGCAGGGCGCAGATCTCCAGGGAGGCGGGGCCTCGGGAATTGAGGTTGGCCATCAGCCAGGAGAGGGTCAGGCCGGAGTCGATGATGTCCTCGACGATAAGCACGTGTCGGCCGTGCAGGTCGGTGTCGAGGTCCTTGAGGATGCGCACGACACCGCTGGACTGGGTGCCGGAGCCGTACGACGAGACGGCCATCCAGTCCATGGTCACCGGGTGCACGAGTTCGCGGGCCAGATCGGCCATGACCATGACCGCGCCCTTGAGCACGCCCACCAGGAGCAGGTCCTTGCCGGCGTAGTCCGCTTCGATCTGCCGTGACATCTCGGCCAGTCGGGCCCGGATCTCGGCCTCCTCGATCAGGATTTCGGTGAGGTCGCCGTCAATGTCACGAGGTTCCATGGGAGCGGAAAGGTCCTTTGTTCTGGGTGTGTCGAGCTGCCGAAAAGAAGAGCATGTCCCCCTGCCGTTCCACTCTAACGCCTGGCAGGTCGAGCGCCTTCTGCCCGCGCCAGTGCGTGACCAGCCGTGCGACGGCCAGGATGTGGCTGCGTTCAAGTGCGGCGCCGAACCCGTCGGCGGCCACCATCCGGATCATCCGCTGCCGGAGTGCGGCCGGCTGGGCGGCCAGCGCGGCGACCCGCACCGAGGAGCCAGACTCCCCCACCGTGACCGCGCCGGCCAGCAACGCGGGCACCAGTGCGTCGAGGGCAGCGGCGTCCTCCCGCAGGCTCACGGCGGTGCGGGCGAGCGCTTCGGCGATACCCGGGCCGAGCTCGGCCTCCAGCAGCGGCAGGACGCTCTCGCGTGCCCGCACCCTGGCGTACCGGGGATCGAGGTTCTGCGGATCGGACCAGGCGGTGAGACCCGCGTCGAGGCAGGCCTGCCGGGTCTGGGCGCGGCGGATGCCCAGCAGCGGGCGCCGGAACCGGCCGGTGACCGGCGCCATGCCGTGCAGGCTGGTGGCGCCAGAGCCGCGGGCGATGCCGAGCAGCACGGTCTCGGCCTGGTCGTCGAGGGTGTGGCCGAGCAGCACGGCGACGGCCCCGGTCTGCTCCAGTGCGGTGTCGAAGGCCGCGTAGCGGGCGGTGCGGGCGGCGGCCTCTGGGCCGTCGCCGCCGGCATCCGTCACGTCGACCGTCTGCACCAGGACCGGGTCGAGGCCGAGCCCGGCGGCCTGGGCCGCGGCGGTGAGGGCGACCCCGGCGGAACCCGCCTGCAGGCCGTGGTCGACGATCACGGCTCCGGCGCGCAGCCCAGCCCGGGGCGCCTCGAATGCCGTCGCGGCGGCCAGCGCCAGCGAGTCCGCCCCGCCGCTGAGGCCCACAAGCACCAGGCCGCTCTCGGGCAGCATCTCCCGCACTGCGCGGCGCAGGTCGGCGATGGCCGGCGACAGGCGCGGGCGGCGGGTGGACTGCATCCAGTAACGTTATCCGCAGACTTCGAATAAGGGAGATATCAGGCCATGGCCGAATACGACGCAGTCATTGAAATCCCACGTGGTAGCCGCAACAAGTACGAGGTGGACCACGAAACCGGTCGGGTCTACCTCGACCGGGTGCTGTACACGAGCTTCGTGTACCCCACCGACTACGGGTTCTTCGAGAACACCCTGGGCCTGGACGGCGACCCCGTCGACGTCCTGGTGCTGCTCGACTTCCCGCTGTTCCCGGGCGTCGGCGTGTCCGTGCGCCCCGTCGGCGTGTTCAACATGACCGACGACGGCGGTTCAGACGCCAAGGTCATCGCGGTTCCCGCCGGCGACCCGCGCTGGGACCACATCCAGGACGTCACCGACATCCCGGAGTACACCCGCAAGGAGATCGAGCACTTCTTCGAGCACTACAAGGACCTCGAACCGGGCAAGTGGGTCAAGACCGAGGGCTGGGGCGACGCCGCTGAGGCCGACCAGATCGTGCGTGACGGGCTCAAGAAGCTCGTGGACGAGGGTCACTGACCCCGTATAACCGTGAACGACCGAAGCCGCTTCCCTGACGGGGAGCGGCTTCGGTCGTTAAGCGGCCGGGCTCAGGATGGCCGGCCCACATAGGGCGCGACCTCGCCGGCCGACCAGATGCTGTGCACCCGAACAGGCTTGCCGACGTCGGGCGCCTCGAGGATCTGTCCGCCGCCGACGTAGATCGCCACGTGGTAGTAATTTCCCGGCGAGCCCCAGAACAGCAGGTCGCCGACCTGCACCTGCGAGAGCGAGACGAGCTTGCCCTGGCCGGCCATGGTGTTGTACTGGTTGGTGGCCGAGTGCGTGCCGATATAGATGCCCGCGGCAGCATAGGCGGCCTTGGTCAGACCAGAGCAGTCCCAGACGTCGGGGCCGGCACCGCCGAGCCTGTAGGCCTTGCCGAGCTGGGCGCGGGCGAACGAGATGGCCGTCTCGACCGCGGAGGCGTTGGGCGCAGAGGGCGTCGTGGTCACGGGGGCTGCCGGGGCAGGGGCCGCCGGCGCCGGGGCAGCAGGGGCAGCAGGGGCAGGGGCAGGGGCAGCAGGTGCCGGAGCAGCCGGCGCCGGCGCGGCGGGCGCTGCCGCGGCCGGGGCGGATCCGCCCGAGGCCGGGGCTGCGGGGGCCGCTGCGGCCGGTGCGGTGTTCTTCACGGCGGCCGCGGCGGCGGCCTGGGCCTTCGCCAGGGCGGCGGCGGACGCGGCGGCATCCAGACCGGTCTGGTACTCGCGCTCGACCTCGGCGGTGGTGTCCTTGAGCAGGGCGAGCTGCTCGTAGAGTTCTGCGGACTTGGCCAGTTCGGTGTCGAGGGCCGCTTGGGCGCTCTGGGCCGCGTTGTTGGCAGCGTCGTACTTGTCCTTGGACTCGGCGCTCAGGCGCTTGCGCTCGGCGGTGGCCGCCGCAGCCTGCGCGATGAGGGACTCCGCGGTGTTCTTGTCCTGCACGGCCTGCCGGTAGATGGTCTCGGACTGCTCGCTGAGCTTGCTGGCCGTGCCGAGCTGGCTGAGCAGGTCGTCGGCGGTGTTGCCGTTCAGGAACAGGTTGAGCGACAGGTCCTGGGCACCGGTCTTGGCCAGGTGCGCGGCGATCAGGCCGGCGCGCATCTTCGAGGTGTCGGCTGCCTTCTGCGCCACCGCTGACTGCTTGTTCAGGCTTTCCTCGCGGGCCGTGGCCGCGTCGAGGTCGTCCTGGGCC
It encodes the following:
- the folP gene encoding dihydropteroate synthase codes for the protein MTLVMGVLNVTPDSFSDGGRWASTEAAVHHALDLHADGADLIDVGGESTRPGAARVTPEVEQGRVLPVIAELHRRGIVTSVDTLNAQTAERAADAGADIINDVSGGLGDPGMAAVVARTGLTYIAMHWRGHARTMDTLAVYDDVVATVVAELTDRVAALEAAGVRRSQIVLDPGLGFSKDADQNWRLLGRLDAFSALGFPVMVGASRKRFLAALLPDDAPIVNRDLPTAVLSVLAAQAGMWAVRVHDVAGTRTALNVLARVDSARIGS
- a CDS encoding NlpC/P60 family protein codes for the protein MADTTPIRRSRRTSAALLSAAMIGSVAASAGVAAPAFADEDYPSWDEVAKAKESEAAKASQIENLTGLLEGLQTSSAEASQGSQMAAEAYRVAQDDLDAATAREESLNKQSAVAQKAADTSKMRAGLIAAHLAKTGAQDLSLNLFLNGNTADDLLSQLGTASKLSEQSETIYRQAVQDKNTAESLIAQAAAATAERKRLSAESKDKYDAANNAAQSAQAALDTELAKSAELYEQLALLKDTTAEVEREYQTGLDAAASAAALAKAQAAAAAAVKNTAPAAAAPAAPASGGSAPAAAAPAAPAPAAPAPAAPAPAPAAPAAPAPAAPAPAAPVTTTPSAPNASAVETAISFARAQLGKAYRLGGAGPDVWDCSGLTKAAYAAAGIYIGTHSATNQYNTMAGQGKLVSLSQVQVGDLLFWGSPGNYYHVAIYVGGGQILEAPDVGKPVRVHSIWSAGEVAPYVGRPS
- the folB gene encoding dihydroneopterin aldolase; amino-acid sequence: MSTDSITLTGLRITAHHGVFDFERENGQEFVIDVTVWLDFRAAASGDDLSRTIHYGELAVEVADAVRRDPVDLIETLAERIADVVLAHDAAERVRVTVHKPQAPIEIPFADVSVQIERAQSDRAQPTLVHSEGSRA
- the hpt gene encoding hypoxanthine phosphoribosyltransferase, producing the protein MEPRDIDGDLTEILIEEAEIRARLAEMSRQIEADYAGKDLLLVGVLKGAVMVMADLARELVHPVTMDWMAVSSYGSGTQSSGVVRILKDLDTDLHGRHVLIVEDIIDSGLTLSWLMANLNSRGPASLEICALLRKPDAARVEIDVKYLGFDIPNQFVVGYGLDYAEKYRNLRSVGVLAPHVYSTGE
- the folE gene encoding GTP cyclohydrolase I; protein product: MGVDQPRIQAAVAEILAAIGEDPGRPGLETTPERVASAYAEFFSGLGTDPLEHLRDSVPVGERTGELVLLRDIEFRSVCEHHLLPFLGIAHLAYLPGNHIVGLGKLAAVVETLAARPQLQERLTEEIADTLEAGLAPRGILVVLDASHGCVTTRGPRQSRSSTVTMASRGELAQPVARSEIIALIGGSL
- the tilS gene encoding tRNA lysidine(34) synthetase TilS, whose protein sequence is MQSTRRPRLSPAIADLRRAVREMLPESGLVLVGLSGGADSLALAAATAFEAPRAGLRAGAVIVDHGLQAGSAGVALTAAAQAAGLGLDPVLVQTVDVTDAGGDGPEAAARTARYAAFDTALEQTGAVAVLLGHTLDDQAETVLLGIARGSGATSLHGMAPVTGRFRRPLLGIRRAQTRQACLDAGLTAWSDPQNLDPRYARVRARESVLPLLEAELGPGIAEALARTAVSLREDAAALDALVPALLAGAVTVGESGSSVRVAALAAQPAALRQRMIRMVAADGFGAALERSHILAVARLVTHWRGQKALDLPGVRVERQGDMLFFSAARHTQNKGPFRSHGTS
- the folK gene encoding 2-amino-4-hydroxy-6-hydroxymethyldihydropteridine diphosphokinase, producing the protein MTETNDTPRTAVLALGSNLGDREATLAAAVREIADLSQAELIAISPVYASDAVKTDGVDLDAPGYLNLVVSLLWSEDPYALLDAVNGIENAHGRVREERWGDRTLDIDLICVGDLQIDDDRLTLPHPRAAERDFVLAPWADIDADAEIPGRGRVTELLAVADRTARAHPVSASTDPAHTEVAHTEVAPGLQEPRT
- a CDS encoding DUF3180 domain-containing protein, producing the protein MKRTSPTPLIALGLVGLVVGFLAELAATAFSAPIFVPPLTLPLALVLIAVILVALAWPIRQATRGRSTRRVDPFRAMRVALLAKASSLSGSLLLGVGLGIVVFILTRSVVPAVTSLWLAIGMALGAVILLAGGLVAEHFCTLPPDDDHDHDNGGPNNGGAAHA
- the ftsH gene encoding ATP-dependent zinc metalloprotease FtsH, with amino-acid sequence MNVKKLLRGPLLYIILAVIAVWVGSSLLTMSGFREISTQQGLDFLKDGKVSEAKIVDGDQRVDLTLTKADATYGEQVQFYYVAPRGEEVVNAVTAADPKDGFTDEVPQSSWFLSLLGILLPVLLIGAFFWLMLSGMQGGGNKVMQFGKSKAKLVSKETPQVSFADVAGADEAIEELQEIKDFLKEPAKFQAVGARIPKGVLLYGPPGTGKTLLARAVAGEAGVPFYSISGSDFVEMFVGVGASRVRDLFQQAKENSPAIIFVDEIDAVGRHRGAGMGGGHDEREQTLNQLLVEMDGFDVKTNVILIAATNRPDILDPALLRPGRFDRQIGVDAPDMHGRKRILEVHAKGKPMAAGVDLEVLARKTPGFTGADLANVLNEAALLTARSNAQLIDNRALDEAVDRVMAGPQRRTRVMRDQEKLITAYHEGGHALVATAMRNTDPVTKITILPRGRALGYTMVMPLEDRYSVSRNELLDQLAYAMGGRVAEEIIFHDPTTGASNDIEKATATARKMVTEFGMSSDVGPLKLGSASGEMMFGRDMGHQRDYSERLAERVDTEVRQLLENAHDEAYTVINANRAILDDLAAKLLEHETLDQTALVDIFAGVQKLSPRPQWLSSDKRPVSDLPPIAMPAPKAPIDGAAVDGGISSGGAETDKPKRAPARKPRPATA
- the ppa gene encoding inorganic diphosphatase — its product is MAEYDAVIEIPRGSRNKYEVDHETGRVYLDRVLYTSFVYPTDYGFFENTLGLDGDPVDVLVLLDFPLFPGVGVSVRPVGVFNMTDDGGSDAKVIAVPAGDPRWDHIQDVTDIPEYTRKEIEHFFEHYKDLEPGKWVKTEGWGDAAEADQIVRDGLKKLVDEGH